The DNA region ACTTCCCCGTCATTCACGCTTACTTCTTCTACTCTagcttctctcccattttcttcattcattaacttcgcaaagtactctttccatctctttagcacactacttgcaccagtcaacatatttccatcactatccttaatcacctttacttgctgcacaaccttcccatccctatccctctctctggccaacctgtagagatccttttttctttctttcgtgtccaacctgttgTACATgccatcatatgcctcttgtttagccttttccacctctaccttttccctacggtggatctcagtgtattccttacgcctctcctcagtcctctccgtgtcccactttttcttcgcttatctctttccttggatgacttcctgtattttgatgttccaccaccaagtctccttctcccctttactACCAGAAGaaaccccaagtactctcctgcctgcctctctgaataccatggcagtagtattccagttttccgggagctcttcctgtctctctagagcctgtctcacctctttccaaaaggccacacgacactcttccttcctcaacttccaccacctgattctctgctctacctttgtcttcttaattttcctacccgctaccagagtcatcctacgcaCCACcaacctatgctgtcgagccacactttcccccaccactaccttacaatcagtaacctccttcagattacatctgcacaaaatataatccacctgcgtgcttctacctccgctcttgtaggtaactctatgttcctgtctcttctgaaagtaagtgttcaccactgctaattccatcctttttgtgaagtccaccaccatctgcccctcaaactTCCTTTGCTGAATCCCGTACTTACCCTTctcttcttcatcgcccctgtttccttcaccaaaatgtccattggaatctgcaccaaaaacaactctcgctctctctgggatgctcaggactacttgaactcgttccttccagaatttctctttcaactcacaTCCTGCCTGTGGGGCGTAGCCGCTAACCATATTAGACATAAcaacctcaatttcaagtttcatcatcatcacttgatctgatactcttttcaccttcaaaaCATTCTTAGGCAgctattcctttaaaataacccctactccatttctcttcccctcTACtccatgacaaaataatttaaaccctgcacctagacttctagccttactccctttccacttgctctgtTGGATGCGCAATATATCAAGCTTTtgcctcatcatcatgtcacctaactcctgagcttttcctgtcatagtcccaacattcaaagtccctacacacagctgtatggtctgtgcatttcttttcttcttctgccgactcagccgctttcctcctcttttttgtcttcaacctacattatctgaatttctacccaCGCctttgcagattaacagttgTGGTGGTGGGCGTAGGAAGCCTCCCTGAatttcaactggctacaattcttggacagccaattgtagccagtttaatttcagacagcgaactGTAgcctgtctgtgccaccaggcagggttacttcaggtaagaaacacacagccagccaatccagttacggtTTCTTAgtttgtgacgtcatgtgactaagaaagcgtaactgcaattggctgggtgttctggtggcacagacagggAATTTTAGCGAATTGGAGCCAGtttaattgttaacattgaaaagtcacacttaaatacaactattgaaaatgtgatcgctttacatttcaaattcaaatgctaTTTTCTGTGATattccaaattcaaatcctggtcgcacatatttacttctatACAAAAGAATGTTTGCAGATCTGGGCTGTGAGCTTCACATCTGTGCCAGACAAGTACGGAAAATCTTTCTTATGATTTGTATTCAACATAACGTGGCCTTGGTGCTGTATTGAAACTAAACTGAAATGCGCTTGTAAAAAAATTTCAGTCTGTCAAGTCTTCCAACATTCAATGATTTTTGTTGAGATTAATAACTGTATGGGCAAACTCTCTTTAAACAGACAAAAGATGGTGTATTTCCTGCAGCAGGCATTATGATGTGATGCAGtatacaaatgttttatgttgaAAATGAATGGTTGAGTTTATCCTTGTCACAAAGGGTGGAGCCATATTACTAaggcaaaaatgtttgtcataAAGTCTATTTCTGAATGCACTGTAACATCTTAAAGGACTcacatttgagacaaaaatttcaGTGTAGACCCACTTGTGAAGAGATCAATAATTACAGTACTTCTAAAAAATGAAATCCTCTCAATGTTTATTGCTAACAGTGCTTTAGCTCCAGTCCCTTaataaacatttcaataaaatataatttgtttATTAAAtttaacaccaaaaaaaattggctaTACTTTATTTACAACCTTGTCCATATCTTACAGTTTCAATTGCGGCATTTATAACATGGGTGACATCCAATATGTGTAGTGTGAAAACAGTACACAACTTTTGTCTTCCATgtattgaaatacaaaaaataaaatacaattggcAGGTTCAGGAACTATTGGGGGAGGAGGGGCTTAAGTCCAGTTGAGCTTGTTCACGACCGAGGCAAAACCTGAGCGATGGTGTCCCGAGCGCTTTGACTGAGCCGTTCGGGGAACTTGACCTCATATTCCACAATCAGGTCACCGCGACGATCGGGGCGCTTGGGATAAGGTAGCCCCTCGCCACTGATGCGCCTTTTCATCCCAGGCTGCACCACATCTGTTGCTGTCACCGTGACGACTCGGCCTTCCAATGTAGGTGCGTTGATTGTGCAGCCGCATAAAGCCTGAGAAGAAACACCCAAGTAGGTTACACATATCAAGACGAGACGAGACTTTCCACATATTTGTGCACGGAGATTGAACTTACATCTCTGAGTGAGATCCTCGCTGTGTAAACAATGTCAGAGTTGTCACGCTTGAACACAGCATGTGGTTTGTCCTTTAACACGAAGACCACATCAGCTGGAATGTTGGTCGGGGTTTCATCCCCCTCTTTGGGAAATGTGATTTTAGTGCCTTCCTTCCAGCCCTTCTTTATCTGCACCTCCAGGATTTTATCTTCTCTTCTCAGAGTTCGGCCATCAGGATTCACCCTCTTGCGAGAaatcttcattttctttgtgcagCCAGACAGCACTTCTTCTAAGGTCACCCTCAGCTCATGGATCACAGGGGggtcttgttgtttcttcacaacACTACTGTGGCCGCCAAACCCTCCCATATTAGAGCTAAAAGAGCGGGGAAAGCCGCCACCTCCCATTCCAAAGCGGGCAAAAGCATCGTCAGTGTCCATCTCCTCATCCAAACCGCCATTGCGCCCACCAAAAAATTGCTCAAAGGGATTTCGTCCACCGAAAAACTCTGAAAAGATGACATGTGGGTCACCTTGGAAGGTGTAGCTGAAATTGCCTGGAccgcctccaccaccaccagagGGACCGCCTCCTTTCAAACCTGaatgaaagggggaaaaaaaaaaattatatatgaatGGTAAAATTGCGATCATGAAGTTTTTCTGTATTACCCCAGAATGCACTATATtatctatttttctttgttttaattctCAACTTGGAGTTAAGAGTCATAAATATGGTGCCTTTAAACATGCTTGCTGATTGCAGACATCCAAATCACAATACAgaaagaaaaagttttaaaatgcaacaaaaatacCTGCTTTGCCATGTTTAAAACAAACTGACTTGTATTCAACAATCATCAAGTGGCCATTAATTACTTTACATCTATAACTGTTAAAATCTTAAAATGTtgcctttccaaaaaaaaaaaaacaaatgaaaaagggGAGGTTCCACAAGTGTGAATGTCCTCAAATTTAACGTTCACTGTATAAAGACACTACCATTATAAAAATATAGATTCTTCAAGAAATTCCCACGCATGTCCAACCAACATTCACCTTGCTAAACTGTCAAAAACAGAAACACTTTGTCCACTTCTGCAACAAGTACAATAATTAAGTAGGGCTGGGTAAAATGGCCTTCAAATAAGATAtcagtttttcacaaaaatctgattttaataAGTTTTGCTTCTTAGCTCTCAGGAAAAGCACATTAAATGACATTGGTCAAACTAAATGTTGCTTAGTCCCCCACCATCTAGAATTTGTTTCATTCTCCTCACaccaaacaattaaaaaaaaaaaaatagaagcccCCACACGAGTATTAACATGCATAAACATCCTAAGAGTatagaaatgttttctttacagATGTGGAAATAAGGCTAAATAAGAAAAATCATCCCTTACAAAACATACttcacggacacacacacacaccacacacacacacacaaataaataaataaataaataaataaaaaaatcacatgttCAAACATTaaatgcaggggtgtcaaactcatttttgtcaaaggccacattgcagttacggtttccctcagaaggacattatgactgtaaaaccattaaaaatctttaatcgcctcatcatatttacctATGCAATTTCTGAAcgacttttggaatcagaaatcaaaggctATTGTTGATTTTTAGTCACACAAAAATCCTTGCCATATCTCCAAACCATCATTTATGatgggacaatttgaaatgttgctacAGATTTCAAcacaaatcatggaagttgatatgaTGTCCCTTCGCGAGCcccccggccttgagtttgacgcctGTGATTTAATGCACTAAAATGAGTTGCTGGACTGGACGGCTCAGCTGTCACATTTGTCTTTTCAAGAGACCACACCCAATCAGACTCTCAGGTACATTTGGATAGGTGTGGCTGGTAAACTGAAAATTAGTTTTGGCTTGAAAGCATAAACCTTGGTTCAAATGTTTCCCACGTTGATAACTCATGTTTGCAATGTATAATTGAGCATCATATTATTGGAAATGTTCGGCATGATTGACTGTGACTGCTTTCCGCAATgcctaatctaaaaaaaaaaaaaaaatcttaactgTGTCAAAATGACTCAGCTCATGATTGTTTATTTACATTACTACGCCCACCCAACCCTCCcccaaatacaaaaatgttattAGGGTTGGTTATTGAATTGGCAAAACTGACTTTGCCTTTGTAAAGTACTTCCAATGTTCACAACCCTGTTGTTTGTGCTTCGAACGCCAGAAGTCACCAGAAGAAATatgacaataaaacaaacaacaaatggtACTGACAAATGAGCTACATTTATTCAATTACGTCACCGAGCTCTATGAACAGGCTTTGGCTGTGATTGAGTCAGGTTTCAAATTCAGCTTTGACGGTTCAATTTCAGCTGTGAGAGTCATTAGGGGCACGTTTCCCTGCCTGAGCACAGGGAACCATTGAGCAAGGCACTAGGAGTCCACTAGGtaggaataaaataaatggcttattaaagataaaaacaaatacaatcgTGTCATTTGAATGTCTTACGAATATATCAGACAAGATAAATTACATGAAGTTTTacatttgaggaaacgttgcaGCCAGTCCACGGGGACTTTACTGTGCATGACGTTTCCATGGTAACGTAATATGGAAGGAACACGTTTCTCGG from Syngnathoides biaculeatus isolate LvHL_M chromosome 9, ASM1980259v1, whole genome shotgun sequence includes:
- the dnajb1b gene encoding dnaJ homolog subfamily B member 1b, whose translation is MGKDYYDILGIKKDASEDDIKKAYRKQALRYHPDKNKSPGAEEKFKEIAEAYDVLSDPKKKDIYDRFGEEGLKGGGPSGGGGGGPGNFSYTFQGDPHVIFSEFFGGRNPFEQFFGGRNGGLDEEMDTDDAFARFGMGGGGFPRSFSSNMGGFGGHSSVVKKQQDPPVIHELRVTLEEVLSGCTKKMKISRKRVNPDGRTLRREDKILEVQIKKGWKEGTKITFPKEGDETPTNIPADVVFVLKDKPHAVFKRDNSDIVYTARISLRDALCGCTINAPTLEGRVVTVTATDVVQPGMKRRISGEGLPYPKRPDRRGDLIVEYEVKFPERLSQSARDTIAQVLPRS